TGGAAATATATGAAGCACTCTCCGGACCTCTGCAGATTGAAAGATGCCCGCTGGCTGTACCTTTATGTTCACGAAACGACTGCCCGCTCGGACCGTTTTTCCAGAAGCTGAATCGGACCATACGCAGCAAGCTGCAACAAACGACACTTCAGGATATAAAATTTGACTTTAAAAGAAAAGGAGAAAAGAATGGGGAAAAGATCCCGTAAAATCATCAGCATTAACGAAGAAAAATGTACGGGGTGCGGCCAGTGTATCCCCAACTGCCCCGAAGGCGCTCTGCAGATTATTGATGGTAAGGCACGGCTGGTTTCCGACCTCTTCTGTGATGGACTGGGAGCATGTGTTGGCACCTGCCCCGAAGGCGCACTGACCATTGAGGAACGCCCGGCAGAACCTTATGACGAAAACAAGGTGATGGCAAATATCGTCCGATGCGGTCCGAATACGATTGCTGCTCATTTGCGTCATCTAAAAGAGCACGGGGCTCACCGGTATTATGAACAGGCTGTTGCCTATCTTCAGCAGCACAACATACCGGTTCCTGAAGAAAATCAGCAGCCTTTACCCTGTGGTTGCCCGGGAACGCAGGTCCGGAGGATTGAACACAGCCCTGGGGAAAACAGAAATCAGCTACTGGCAGGCAATTCACACTTAACCAACTGGCCCGTTCAGCTGATGCTCGTCCCGGTAAATGCACCTTATTTCAGCCAAAGCGACCTGCTGATTGCTGCTGACTGTACCGGTTTCGCTCTGCCGGATTTACATGAGCGGTTTCTAAAAAATCGGATACTTTTGATCGGCTGCCCGAAGCTGGATGATGCCGGTTTTTATCAGGAAAAGCTGACCCGCATCTTTCAGGAAAATGATGTCAGGTCGGTTACTGTTTTACACATGGAAGTACCCTGCTGCTTCGGACTTGTACAGCTGGTGCGTCGGGCAATTCAGACAAGCGGCAGGGATATTAAATTTCAGGATATTACCATTGGTATTGATGGTAAAACCAAGGAGTAGAAAAATGGAAATGTTCTGTTATCAGTGTGAGCAGACCGCAAAGGGAACCGGTTGCACGGTGCAGGGGGTCTGCGGCAAGGACCCGGTTACCGCCGCGCTTCAGGACTTGCTGATTTATGCTGTCAAAGGTATCGCTCAGTATGCCCATCGTGCTCGGAAACTGGGCATAACCGATGATGAAGTAAATCTGTTTACTGTGGAGGCACTGTTCTCGACGATAACCAATGTTGACTTTGATCCTGAACGGCTCCAAGTGCTCCTGCACCGGGCTTGTGAACTCAAAGAAAAAATCCGGCAGCGTTATGAGCAAGCAGCAAAACAGCAGGGGATCGCTCTTGAAAAACTTACAGGACCGGCAGCATGGGCTCCAGCTCTCACCCTGGATGGCCTGTTGGCCCAGGCAGAGCCTGCCGGTATTAAAGCTCGACACCGACAGTTCGGCGATGATCAGGCTGATCTGATGGATTTAATACTTTTCGGACTGAAAGGTGCCTCCGCCTACACCGATCATGCTGCAATTCTCGGCAAAAAAGATGACAGAATCTTTGCCCAGTTTCACGAGCTACTGGATTACCTGACTGCCGACAGCTTTGACACCGGCGAACTGCTCAACCGGGCATTGGCGGTTGGCAAGCTGAATCTGAAGGTAATGGAACTGCTGGATTCAGCAAATACGGGCACTTATGGTGACCCGGTGCCTACCCGAGTCCGGGTGACACCGCTGCGCGGTAAGGCGATCTGCGTATCCGGACATGATTTACGGGACCTCGAAGCACTGCTCGAGCAGACTAAGGATGAAAACATCAACATCTATACCCATGGTGAAATGCTGCCTGCTCATGGTTACCCCAAACTCAAGGCCTATAGACATCTTGCAGGTAATTTCGGTTCTGCCTGGCAGAACCAGCAGAAGGAGTTTCCCCTGTTTCCAGGAGCAATCCTGATGACGACCAACTGTCTGCAGCGGCCCATGGACAGCTACAAAAACCGGATTTTCACCTCCGGACTGGTTGCCTGGCCTGGAGTGGCCCATGTCCATCGTGATGATTTCTCGCCGGTGATCAAAGCAGCACTGGAGCAGCCCGGATTTACAAGTGAAGGACCCGAACATTTTATTACAGTCGGTTTTGGCCGGAACACCCTGCTGAGCAAAGTTGACGAAATTGCCGAATCAATCCAATCTCAGCGTCTCCGGCACCTGTTTCTCATCGGTGGCTGTGATGGTGCCAAGCCCGGGAGGAACTATTACACTGAATTCGCCCAGCTGGTTCCTCAGGACTGTCTGATCATCACCCTTGCCTGCGGTAAATACCGCTTCAACAAACTGGAATTCGGCACGGTTGAAAACCTGCCTCGTTTAATGGATGCAGGCCAGTGTAACGACTCCTACAGTGCGATCCGGTTTGTAACCGCGCTCAGTGAGAAACTGAACGCCAGCCCGAACGAAATTCCACTGTCTTTTGTCCTTTCCTGGTATGAACAGAAGGCGGTTGCGGTCCTATTGACTCTGTTGTATCTGGGAATAAAAAATATCCGGCTCGGGCCTTCCCTCCCGGCATTTCTAACACCAGGTATCGTAGAAATTCTCCAGTCGAACTTTAATATCATGACCATAACTGAGCCAGCTGAGGACATGAAGGCGATTCTGGGCTAACCGCTCTTAATGTACAACGATCAGCTTAGTTACCAGCAGAACAGAATGCTGATCGCATAACCGGATAAAGCAGATACCCTTCCCGGACCCGCTCAGTTGAATGGGCAGAGTTCCGGTTCGTCCGGATACCGTCTGCTGCATCAAGATTCTTCCGGACACATCAACCACTTCAATTCTGGCGTTCCGCCTGTCCCCAAGATCATAGGCAACTTTAATTCTGCCGCCACCCGCCGGATTGATCACCATCAGCCGGGGATTATTATCGACTACGCCCCCATCCCCCATTGCTGCCGTGCGTCTTGGCAGCTGGGGCTGGACGATTTCGGGCCCGGGTACATAACGCCACACTTCACAGGTTTTATTACCCTTCAGGGCAAACAGCGCTGCATTGCCATAACTGGCAATATCGCCGCCATCCTTCACCCGCTTCTTTCTACCAGTTGAACCGAAACTGGGAATTGTATCTGCTTCTGTCCAGGAATCGCCGTCAGGTATGTAGCGCCAGAGCTCGCAGGTGTTTCCACCCTTGAGCGCAAATATTGAATTATAAGCCCAGGTTGCGCATCCTCCCTCTTTGGAACGCTTCCTCGTCTGCAGCCTGGGACTGGTATAAGGCATCCCGGCGAGAGGTGTCGGCAACCAGTCGTGAACTGTAAGATCATAGCAGTAAAACTCGTGATATTTTGCCTTATGGGCATAAATCCGTGTGTCGCCATCATAAACCAGCCACGAACCCCGATCCCATTTGGTAATTCCAGGTGCTGAATTCAGCACCTCCCACTGATGCACCAGTGTATTATACCGGCAGAAATCGTTTCGCTGTCCTTTCAGAAGATACACATAAGGTATTCCGCCATCAATTACAAATACCAGATCTGAACCACCCTTTATCTTCCGGTTGCTCGGTTCGTAAGGCACATCAGGTAGCTGCTCCCACTCATTATAGAAACTGTTATACCGCCAGAATCCGAGTGTATTGTTGCCCTTGACCGCATACACAAACCCGGCATTATCTGAACACCCGTTCGCCCCTTTATCCGGCTTTTTCCCTTCCCGGCCGTCAGGCCAGGACGCCAGTGTATCCCAGTTGTTATTAATCGGGTCATACCGGTAAAAATCGCGGCACTTATTCCCTTTTGCTGCGTAAATCAGCCCGGAACTCTGATCCACGACCAGAAAACCGCCCGAACTGACACCTCTTCCACTCGGAATTGTAGGCATCATCTCCACCTCATGCCACCCCACAGGCCATGGAGGACGCGCTAACACCTTGAACAGAAGAGATACCGTATCATTTACCGGATTCTCATCGCCAGCCAGCGCCACCGAACAGCGTGCAATATGCGGACCGAGATAAGGCAGGCGCACGGGTACAAAATCAACAACCGTATCTCTACCCGGTCCCAAGTGTATTGGTCTGCCATTCTGGTAAATCGGAATTACCCCCCCCGCGATCCTGATCGAAAAAACCGCCATGAAATTCACTTCCCTGCTGCCAAGATTCGCCACCCGGGCTCGGGGTGTGACCTGATTAATCGTATCCACTGCGCCAGCTGGAGCGATGATTTCAACTGCAGCTGCATCATAACGGACCAGTCTCGGTCGGGGATGCCAGTATCCAATCCAGGCGATGAAATTCCCACCGGTCGCATACCCGATGGTTGTCTGGTGAAAACTGCCATAACCGATGTAATTTCCTCCGCTTGCCGGCACCCCGCCTTCGTCAATAACCCACTCCGGCAGACGATAATTTTGCCCCGAAGCGATGGAACCCGCAATCAAAACCAGTGCCATAAAACCCACGTGAAAGATTCTCCTCATACCCACCTCCATCCCATCACCGGATCGCCAGATTACCGTTCCGGCGAGGCTTCGGTGCTCATCTCAACCTTAAGTGGCACTGCCTGCGCTGGTGGCGCAGCTGGCGCTGCGGGAAATCGCAGACTTTCACTTCCGCGTCTTAATCCGATCACCCGATAATAAAACCCGGCGCTCGACCGGCCGTTATTCAACTCATACACATCAAACCCAGTCTCATCCGCTTTCACATATACACCATTACAGTCATCGGTCAGCGTGACAAAAACCCGGAGTGGGTGATCTTTATCAACTGTTATACAATCCAGAAATACCGGATCCAGGTTTACTCGACAATGACCGTTAACGAGTTGCGCCTCGCCGAAGTCCTCAAAGAAGGGCTGAGGTGCCTCCGGGCAGAAAAGCACCCGTGGTCCGAAGCTGGTTGTCATAACCGTCGATTTTGTCCCGTCACTGAGTATGCCGTAGCGTGTCCCACCGTAATTATAGGCAATATAGGCCTTGACCGAATCCGTGCCATAGGTGCGGAAAAACCCGCCACACCGCTCACCGCTCAAATTGCGTGCCAGGCCATAAACTCCAAATCTCGTCCCGTTAAACGCACCACCGCATCCGGCCGCCAGCGTCCAGACGGTATCGGTGATCCGGTTCCCCATAGTTGCGATACCGGTCCCATTGGTATCGTGGGCATAGGCAAACAGCCCGAAACGCCGGGCCGAAAATGCACCCCCGGAACCGTTAATAAGATAGAAAAGCGTATCGTTATTGCCGCTACCGGCAACTCCTGTACCGGAGACATTGGTATTATGACCCCAGACTCCGAAGTTACTGCCATTGGCGTTAGTACCGTAGATTGCCGGACCATTGGCGATCCCGATCGCTGATGCCCGCAGCTGTCCGCCAGCAATACCGCTGCCGGAAATCCAGAAATTGGCATTGGGCTGCAGGGTGGTGCTGTTGAAAATGAACTCATCAGCATGCCTCCCATCCAGCTGATCCGCATTATCTGCCTTTGCCGAATGGATACCGTAAGCCATGCTGGTAATTTCAGTCCTGGGAGAAAGCCGCACCCCGCTCACCGTCAACTGCAACCAGCGTCGTTCCCCGAGGCGGAAAATTGTAGTATCGCTTTCCTGCAACTGGAGCTTGACATTGAAAACCCCCTGCTGCACCAGAACCGAAGAATGCGTCTGCCACCAGAGCCGGTTCCCTCCAGTTTCCGCATCGTAAATTTCAAACAGCATCGAAAGTGTGGCAGAAACCGGATTACCACTGGCATCAGTAAGATAGCCCTGATAATTGATATATAGTGGCACGCCATCCTTGGTGCCCAAGAGCGCACTGTTCTGGCTCGCCGGTTGATCAGCAGACATCAGTCCGGCTGACACCAGTATCCACAGCAACGACATCCTCAGCATCTAAACCTCCTTTGCTTATATAAAATCTTATTCTACCCCACCCTTTTCCTTCCTTTTAAAATAGTAAATATTAATCGCCTTTTGTCAACAAGTTTCTAAATATTGCCCCTGCCTGACTTACTTTATTCTAAAAATGAACTGCTTGACAGTAAACCGCTGGAGATTACAATTATTGCCACTAAGACTGAAACAAGCCTTAGGTTAAGGTTGAGGCGCGAATGAGAATGCGGCGTGCGTTCTCAACCGCGAATTAAAATATAAAAAGGAGGACTACCGTGAAAAAACTAATCGCCGCTTGTGCAATCATCGCACTGGTGTTTGTGCTCGGTTGTCCGAGCAAAAAGAGTGAGGAACCCAAACCGGCTGCAGCTGAGAGCACATTAACCGCTCCAGCTCCTGAGTCGGTTGCACCCGCACCGGCTCCGACTGAGTCACTCGCCCAGCCGGCACCGACTCCTGCTCCTACCCCAGCTCCTCAGCCCAAGCCGGCAGAACAGCCTTCTGGCAAACCGCCGAAGGTTGGACGTTAAAAAATAAAAAGGAGGCATAATGAAAAGGCTGCTCCCGATACTGACTATCCTTGCCTGGATAGTGCTGGGAGTTGTCTCCATTGGATCGGATTGCAGTTCGATTGTTGGGGGTGCACCCTCCGGACTACAGGTAACTGCGGACACTGATTCCACGGTCAAAATTACCTGGAATGCACCGGCTGAAGGCACTCCGGATAAATACATCGTCTACTTCCAGGAAACTGGCACTTCGGGCTACACGACAATCGCTAATAACATCACCACCACCCAGTTCGTCCATAATCCCAACGGCAAGACCGGCACCTACAAGGTAGCGGCAATGTTCGGCTCCCAGGAATATCAGAGCCTGACTACCGTATCCACGGTTCCGGTAGCCACTTCAGCGCTCACGGTAGCTGAACTCAATGCTGCCGGGAACTCCGGCTACGGCTGGAATCGTACCAGCGGTACAGGTGCGACCTACTCGATGACTCAGGCAGCGAATGCCGCCAATGTCGATTTCTACATCACCGACTTCCAGACAACTACTTATTCAATCGCCAGCCCGGACCAGGGTCCGACCGACCCGGGTAATGTTGTACCGGCAGGTTCCTGGCGGGTAAATGGCATTGCTGGACCGCTGACATCTGAAAATGCTCCGCTGCCTGCTCATTCCAGCACTGTATATTTCAACTATCAGGATATTACCCAGACACCGTTCCTTGCCGGTATCTACACGCAGGATGGCTATTATGCACTTGCCAAACTCGACGGCTTCAACGCCGGGGATAAAACCTATCAGGTCTCCGGCTGGTTCCAGCTTATCAAGGGACTGCGGTTGATTCAGCACTGAACTGAGTTCTTAATTAACCGAGCCCCCATAATGGGGGCTCTTTTTTTATTGTGAAAAACTTGAGCGGTCTTAATTTGACAACCGGGATTCTGTGATTAGCCTGATTAATATAATGCAGGAGGCAAGTGTGAAGAAAGCCCTTTATTCAGGTTTAAGCTTGGTCGCGGGCACCGCGGCTGCACTGCTGGCTGGCTGCGGGGTCATCGGCGGCCCGCCGGCAAACCTGCAGATCGCCGCTGCCAGTGACACTACTGTCCAGCTTGTCTGGACAACACCAGCCGAGGGTATGCCTGACAGCTATCAGATTTACTTCTGTCCGGCAGGGGAAACCACCTTCGTCCTGATTGGTGATACCAGCACGAGCGTTTACATCCACAATCCCCACGGAATCACCGGCAGGTATCA
This window of the candidate division WOR-3 bacterium genome carries:
- a CDS encoding fibronectin type III domain-containing protein; translation: MKRLLPILTILAWIVLGVVSIGSDCSSIVGGAPSGLQVTADTDSTVKITWNAPAEGTPDKYIVYFQETGTSGYTTIANNITTTQFVHNPNGKTGTYKVAAMFGSQEYQSLTTVSTVPVATSALTVAELNAAGNSGYGWNRTSGTGATYSMTQAANAANVDFYITDFQTTTYSIASPDQGPTDPGNVVPAGSWRVNGIAGPLTSENAPLPAHSSTVYFNYQDITQTPFLAGIYTQDGYYALAKLDGFNAGDKTYQVSGWFQLIKGLRLIQH
- a CDS encoding 4Fe-4S binding protein, with the translated sequence MGKRSRKIISINEEKCTGCGQCIPNCPEGALQIIDGKARLVSDLFCDGLGACVGTCPEGALTIEERPAEPYDENKVMANIVRCGPNTIAAHLRHLKEHGAHRYYEQAVAYLQQHNIPVPEENQQPLPCGCPGTQVRRIEHSPGENRNQLLAGNSHLTNWPVQLMLVPVNAPYFSQSDLLIAADCTGFALPDLHERFLKNRILLIGCPKLDDAGFYQEKLTRIFQENDVRSVTVLHMEVPCCFGLVQLVRRAIQTSGRDIKFQDITIGIDGKTKE
- the hcp gene encoding hydroxylamine reductase is translated as MFCYQCEQTAKGTGCTVQGVCGKDPVTAALQDLLIYAVKGIAQYAHRARKLGITDDEVNLFTVEALFSTITNVDFDPERLQVLLHRACELKEKIRQRYEQAAKQQGIALEKLTGPAAWAPALTLDGLLAQAEPAGIKARHRQFGDDQADLMDLILFGLKGASAYTDHAAILGKKDDRIFAQFHELLDYLTADSFDTGELLNRALAVGKLNLKVMELLDSANTGTYGDPVPTRVRVTPLRGKAICVSGHDLRDLEALLEQTKDENINIYTHGEMLPAHGYPKLKAYRHLAGNFGSAWQNQQKEFPLFPGAILMTTNCLQRPMDSYKNRIFTSGLVAWPGVAHVHRDDFSPVIKAALEQPGFTSEGPEHFITVGFGRNTLLSKVDEIAESIQSQRLRHLFLIGGCDGAKPGRNYYTEFAQLVPQDCLIITLACGKYRFNKLEFGTVENLPRLMDAGQCNDSYSAIRFVTALSEKLNASPNEIPLSFVLSWYEQKAVAVLLTLLYLGIKNIRLGPSLPAFLTPGIVEILQSNFNIMTITEPAEDMKAILG